The genomic region TTATCTTTTTAACAAGTGGAAATGGTGAGTACGTTTCTAGTCATGGTAACTTTGCTGTACAGTAACCGTTTGCTAGCTAACGTTTATAAAAGTTTTAGCTTAATGTTTTGGTTACAAATAGACACTTTGCTAATTTGAGCTGGCCAACCTAACTCTCATTGTGTGTGGAGTTGACATATTCTACTATATCATGTCCTCACAGCCGAGTGTCCCAATCCTCAAGTAGAGGGAAATGTTGTTCTAACGAATGATGCGCTATTAATTAACGTTTTTCCGGAGGGGGAGAAAGTCACTTTTGAGTGTGTCAACGGCTACTTGAAAGAGCAAGGATCTGAAAGAATCACCTGCACGAGTGGAAAGTGGAGCACGCTCAAATTAAACTGCAAAAGTATGCGGCAAAATAGTAGCATTTTTCTCAGTTTTTCTGTAAAGTGTGATTTGTATTttgttatttgatttatttactgttgtttgattgtttgtttgttgttggcgTTAACTTGGCTCGATGATTATTAATTCCAGAGAAGGACTGTGGTGCCCCCAGGAAGATACCACATTTGACATATGAGTTTAAGGAAGGCACGCTTTTTGGTGCATCAGCAAGAGCAATCTGTGATAAAGGGTGAGTATGCTTCATCCTGTATCTAATGTATCATCAGAGTATGTTTGAATTATTTTGCCAAAAGATTCAATCCCAGACAAGGACCCCACCCAACCACCTCCAATAATGTATGTATAAACTAGATGGCTGATAAGAGgtgctgtgttgaagccaccgtgcctccatcttggcactcccccaccgCTGTAAgacatattttggaagctatagaaattaATTTATTAAAGATTAACTGAAACATTTTTAGTATGTTAAGGCAATTTTGATAACCAAATGTGATAAAGAAGCATGTTCCTACCCTTAAAACAGCTGaacaactgttttaaaatcacaattggcctcatggtgaaatccctgagcagtttccttcctctccagtgaCTAAGTTAGGAAGGGTGCCTGTATTTTtgttgtgactgtgtgtattgatacacaattCAAAGTTTTACTAATCGACCAATAGGAGTCCCTCTTTgtggtctttgttgttgaatctgtgcttgaaattcactgctcgactgagggaccttacagataattgaatgtgtggggtagtcatttaaaaatcatgttaaacactgttattgcacacagagtgagtccatgcaacttatgtaacttgttaagcacatttttggtcctgaacttatttaggcttgccataacaaaagggttgcaTGCTTATTGTCTCAAGACTTCTCAGCTTTTAAttaatttacaaacatttctaaaaacataattcctcttgacattatggggtattgtgtgtagatcagtgacacaaaatctcaatgtaatccattttaaattcagtctgtagcacaacaaaaatgtgaaaaggtcaaggggtgtgaatactttctgaaagcactgtactgTAGAATtgcattcattcctatggaggactgctcctactggggagtgcaAATATGGCCGACCGTAGGCTTCAAAACCACTCAATAGCCAATAGATGGCAtaagcaatccagggtttatatacatcattgacCACCTCTCAcatgctctctccccctcttctagtTATCAACTTATGGGCCCAAGTTACAGGCAGTGTTATGCCACAGGTTGGAGTGGAAGACCAAGATGTAACGGTAAATCTCCCATATTTGCCATTGACACACTTGGACATCTATGCATGACTCCCTGTCAAAGCATGACTCcttgtcaaaataaaggttaaataaaatgaaaataagGCATTGAACTTGTTTGAATAAAGACCACAAATATAATGCACCCATGTATGTGTCTTCCTCAGTGGTAACTTGTGATAAACCTCCTGAGATAATGAATGGCACGATCATAGAGAAGCCTGGCGAAGAGTTACCAGAGTATGGTTGTGTCATACAGTACTCCTGTAATGAAGGTTACACCCTCATTGGAAACAAATCAATTGAGTGCATTGAAGATGGTGAATACAACTCATTACCTCCTGAATGTAAAGGTATGGATTCAATTTATTTTTGATCAATTATCTGCCAACTGTTATGGGTTGTATGCTTTACAGAGGATACATTATATATTATTGTTGTAGATCCGCCTTCACCCTACATCTAGACACTTCAGGCATGTGTCAGACTATGATAAGGAACATTGTCATTGATCTTCCTTCTGTAAATCCCTGTCAGTGTCATATGTAACAGTGGTGTACACTTGAAGGTGCCATACTGAATAATCATTGTACATTTCTATTTCATAGATGTCAATGACATTCTTTTGAAACCAACAACTATATCAAcatcatcaataacaacaacatcGACTGTTCCACCCACAATACGAGGTAGAGGAAATCCAAGTAAATCTATCCCAGTGTAATCAAGGGCTTGATAATTCATTGAATTTAGTATTTGCAGTTTCAGGGAGTAACAGTGGTGTACACTAATTAAAAATGAAAGCACTGCATGAAGGTGCAATACTGAATAATCATTGTACATTTCTATTTCATAGATGTGAATGACATTCTTTTGAAACCAACAACTATATCAACATCATCAATAACAACATCGACTGTTCCACCCACAATACGAGGTAGAGGAAATCCAAGTAAATCTATCCCAGTGTAATCAAGGGCTTGATAATTCATTGAATTTGGTATTTGCAGTTTCAGGGAGTAACAGTGGTGTACACGAATTAAAAATGAAAGCACTGCATGAAGGTGCAATACTGAATAATCATTGTACATTTCTATTTCATAGATGGCAATGACATTCTTTTGAAACCAACAACTATATCAAcatcatcaataacaacaacatcGACTGTTCCACCCACAATACGAGGTAGAGGAAATCCAAGTAAATCTATCCTAGTGTAATCAAGGGCTTGATTATTCATTTAATTTTAAATTTGCAGTTTCAGGGAGGAATAATGGCGTTGGGGAACATGACACCAATGCAGCTACTGGTGAGTTAAGTTGATTCAATTGCTTATTATTTTGTAGTATATTTTTCTAGCTCATATTTGAACAAATAATACTGAATCTCTCTTTCAGAGATTGCAGCGGTTGTGGGTAGTGTGATCGGCACTGTCATAAGTAAGAATTCCATCATTTGAAACAATCACAAGTGAGAGGGGGGATATTTGTTTCTAATACACTTTTTGAAGAAGTAGCTGTTGAGTTCAAAGATATGTTCTAACTAAACTGGATACTTTGTTTTATACTGTACTGGGGAAACATTCCCTTCTGTAGCCCATCAGGAATTTCCCCCACATTACTTGATTTGTTACACTAGTAAGCCTAGTTAAACTGCCTACTTTCACATTTGACCATGTTTATCAGATTTGTGTTACACTTTCTCTTCACCATCATACAGTGGGCTCATGATTGATAACTTGTCTTTAGCAGTTACACTTATTGTTCTGATCACACGGTATTGTAAGAGGAAAGGGTGAGAACCTACATTTAATAATTTATCTTTTTCGAAAATAGTCCATGATTAAGCACGATTTCACCTACAACTAAATCAAAGATTATATTTTCCTCTTACTAACTATACTGTATGTGCATTAACCACAGCTTCTGGCTTTAAATCAACAAATTATTTGGATAAACTAGCTATACGGTTGGCCAATTAATTGACCTAAACAATATTTgttaaaaaaactttatttacatAACCCATCAACTAACATTCAGTCTGGCCATGGGCATTTATACTGTATTTATGTATTCCCTACAGTATCTGTGATTTGCATGATCAAACTTTTTGCTGGTTACTTTTCCCTGTTTTGGCCAAAAAATTACATTTTTCCTGCAGTGTGTTGAAAAATCGAGGAAGTAAGGAAATCCTTTGCAATGGCACTCTCAGACAGATATTGGCTTTGAAAAAGAGAATAGAGTATGTTGTTCTAAAGGGAGGTGGGGTAGTAGGCTAGGCTATACACAGTGCTGAGCTGACCAGCTTTCTAACTGCCtaccacactggaacacacaaaCTACCCAACTAAAACACTGGTAAAATACTGAGATTGGCATGCAGAATATATTTCTTTACTGCACTATTATATGTAAACATGGTAATCCTGACAAACTGTCATTGTTTGAAAATGATACATAGCTCGTACCAGTTTGGAGAAGACCGAAGTCGAACAGATGAATTATTACAATTTCAAAATAACTACGTTGAATGCCTACCCAAGGTACCTACAGTTCATACATATCATTATATTAAAACCATTATTCAAAAATATGTTCACCATCTTTTAACCAAAGTCTCACTCATATGACTATACGGTTTGTGTTAGTCTTTGAGCTTGAGTAATCTAAATAGTGACACTATTGTTAAAACTGCTCCGCTGAGTCAATGCTTTGTCTAAAATGTCTAATTTCTTTCCAGGTCTAGGACTGCACCTATCTGCTAGTCTGCATCTGTAGCCTTGAAAAGTAGTGCCAGCGGATTGTTCCTCTGACCATTCCCTGGTTGGACAAAGCCATTTAATTTACAGTGCCCTTATGTATGTGGCAATACTGAATGGAAGTTATAATTGCACTTTTTATTAAGTTGTTTTTGAAAGTCAGTTCAGCAGAAATGTTTTAACCCAATGTTTGAAAACCggttttgaaatatttttattctctatttatatacaaaactgaaatatacaTAATTGTCTTTTCAAATGCCATATTTGACTACAGGTTGCTAGCTTGCTCTGTTGTGTGGGCAGAAGCCCCTGTAATGAGATTAGTGCACTAAACAAAATGTATGATTGAGGAAATTCCCAGGCTGATAATCACTGACCATTTCTAAATGTGTGCTTACTGATCGTGGCTCACAGGAAAATAACAGTATGAGACAGTTTCCTGGACCCAGGTTAAGCCTACAGCACTGTATTCCTTTTCAAGTAGGCTTAATCTGGGTCCAGGAAACCAGCTCTTCGTGTTATTTTCCGGCAGCCCCAAATGTCACAAAATAACGTCAATCTTTTTACTTAGAGGTTTTGTACTTTGATTTtctagtgtgtattgtgtgattTAAGATATCAAATTACTTTTATGATAACTGCCTTTTCTCCTTCTTTGAGACACATTTGTGTAAATATGAAAGTATGTACATTGTCTAATAATCATGGTTGGGTAGGTTAATTTGTAAATGTAATCTGCTACAGTTACTATActatatcccagaaatgttccatatccacaaaaagcttatttctctcaaatgttgtgcatacATTAGTTTACATCTAGGGTTGCCAACTTTTTCACTACCAAATAAGGGACAAAAGGTGGCGTGCCTGTCAGTGCACAGTGCCACGGCGGTATGGGTATGGTGTCGTGTGAATACAGTGATACAGTGTATATTCATATTTTTATTAAATTGGAAAGGCAAAACATTTCTATATTCCATTTAGCCTATAGCTTTACTAAAACTGTATCATTATGTAAACTTATATGAATAAACCTCTAAATTAATTATCAAAGAAATCACAATTTGGACCTTTACAGCAAAAAAAAACTTTTCAAATGCAAAACAGGAAAGAGGGGCACGAGTCACTCACCAAGTCTACATATTTTTTGCTGCTCGTGACTAATTCAAGCTGTCCTTTCTCCTCTTGCATAGCCAGAGAGAAGTCATTACATGACAAGTCACAGTTCCCAGATATTTGAAGTTCATTTTTGATCAGTTCTGTGCTACATCGGTTTCTTGAGTCTGACCATTTAATGGTCATCAGACAGAAAATCCTCTCTACAAAGACATTTGAGTCTGGCACACTGAGGACAAATGAGACAATCCTGAACATGTTGATCAAGTTGGCTTTCCCTAGGTTTTTGAGAACTGCCACCTACTTCGCACTGGTGGTTTTTGTGGTATCCTGTCTGGTATTCTGTATTTCCTCCCGGCTAGCACAGAACTCTTCATAGAGTTGGTCCATACTGACTGTATTACATGTTCTGGTGAGAAATCAAACCACTTGTCAATGTATGTAATGACAGTGTCATAGAACTTCAAAGTCCTGTTGCTGCTTGGACCTTTGTGCTGACAATTGTTTGTCCATCAGCTGCTTGGTCTACTCAGAAAAAAAACTCCTGTTTCAGCTGAAGCATCTTACATTTTGAACTTTTGGACTTCCTCGTAAACATCTGTGATACAGAGCGTCGTTTCCTCCAGCTTTTTTTACGAGTTGGTCAAAAACACACCCACTTTGTGGAAAAAGCACAGATAAATCTCAGCATCTTCTGTTTTTTCTTTATACTCGAAAATACTATTCAGTGCCACAGAACAGGTCTCCCTAAGGGACCTGAAGTATGATGTAAGAGCTGGCCAGCTTTGCTGGAGACGATCGACAGCTGGATGAAGAGCCATTGTGTGCAAACATGTCACAGAATTTCACGCCACTCGAGTGGCGTCAACAAAGACACAAAAAAATGCATGCAGTTGCTCTCTTCGGGAAGCGGATACTGATAAGTGGCTGTAAAACAATTGTCTCAATATCCACTGACCACAGGCGTGCTTGCAGGCTTTATTAGCTGGGCAATTAGCTTTCAGAATGTGATTGTTGGCTCTGCTCAATAACTGGTAAACGGAGGTGTTTTCCAATTATATCAGTTTCCGCAGTAGACGTCACGAAGAATGCACCGATATTGCTAGCACCTTTAGCTAGCGTGGCCTTGTGCATTTCTGTGGAAGCATGCTGAGTTAGGTCATTCTCCCCTTCGTGGCCTTTgccctcccaggaccacccatggctgcacccctgcccagtcatgcgaaatccatagattagggcctaatgaattgatttaaatagactgatttccttctatgaaatgtaactcagtaaagtatttaaaattgttgcatgtttttgttcagtatagagtTACCTGTCctaaattgtaatcagtaacttAACTTTTgaattacccaaactcagtaacgtaaatCTGATTACTTTCCCTTTAAGAGGCATAGGTTggcatgaatcttgttctggaagcagctctgcagagtggtcactatctggcacagccacaaagtcatacaatCTGATAATTTAAAACCTAACTAACCTTAATCACACTAACATTAatgccttaccctaaccttaaattaaagcacatttttgttttcataacataGCCAATTTCGACTTTGCTGCTGGCGTATCTAGCAGAattcgctcagttctgcctcaaggacaagactcatcccaataaaCATCAACATGCTCAAATGGCATTAGAAGAAGATAAAATGAATATTAGCAGTTGAATGACATGCATTGCAGCTGGCCATAAATAGCTGGCAATAAATGGATGgtgcattttactttatgggttggttacgTAGGCTTCTACTacagataataataatatgattCGGCTATATCTTTACATAAAACAAAAAAGAGTGTCAGATTTCCAGttaatgttataccccttgatcttcaagaataggacttggaagtatggaagtatagattagccaaactGTTTTACATGAGCATAACCCAAAATGTAAGGACtagcctactctgttgtttatgattatGTTGTCATGGAGGgctgattgggctcattgcttcgagttgaaaaataaatgctgcctttggaatggcatgctttgagcactaccgaAAAGTGCTATCTGCATTTGAAAAATGTATGCCATATTCTGCATTTGCTGTAGGCctatttgttttacatttttgttgatgacactttgatatcttgatagttttaagtctatcaaaagtgtacgAGTTTTAGCATGTGTCCGTTTGGCCTAGACATCATTTTAattagcatgaattagattgagcaataaaagtcCTACTCGTCGCCTGTTCCTGCTCTTTCCCCCCGAACCATCAAACGCGTTTGGTATCATAGTGATCTTTGAATAAACTTAAACATGTACCTTTTTTCAATggtgatttgaatgtcattgagaaggTGTCAAAttacctgctgaaaggtgaatttgtctcccagtgtctgttggaaagcagactgaaccagtttTACttaagtgccttattgcaaacaggatgcatgtttccttcttttcattctgtcatttaggctagtattgtggagtaactacaatgttgatccatcctaaaTGTTCTCCTATTACAGCCTTTAAACtctttaactgttttaaagtcaccattggccttatggtgaaatcCCAGAGTGGTAATTGAGTAAGGAAGGATgcctatatctttgtagtgactgggtgtattgatacaccaaaatgtaattaataacttcactatgaAGTTATGCAGGTGAGGCTGCTGGTGTCCCTTTCTGTAGCTCAAAATGTGGACTCTCCCCCCTCACCTTGATGAAGACTggtcatacagtatgtacaggctTTCTTGACAGCATTTATAAGGCTAGACGCAAGAGGAGATCTAAGGGTACAGATAAACCTGCAACACAACAATAAGGCAACAAGTGACAGTGACAACTATGGCCATGGGGCTTTACTGATGGGCCACCAcagatatattttttaatgaaGAAAGATAATTTcataatataaaaataaaatattttgtcacatgcgccgaatacaacaggtttaccatgaaatgcttacttacaagcccttaaccaacaatgcagttttttttaGAGTACGTAAGTAAATATTTGctaaaaaacaaataataataataaggctatatacagggggtactggttagttgaggtaattgagataatatgtacatgtaggtaggagtaaagtgactatgcatagataataacagcgagtagcagtagtgcaaatagtccaggtagccatttgatcaactgtttagcagtcttatggcttgggggtagaaactgttaaggagcctttttgaCCTAGAATGCTACCACACTGTAAGTgcccagagagaacagtctatgacttgggtggctggagtctgacaatttttagggccttcctcggaCACCGCCTGGTTTAGAAGttctggatggcagaaagcttggtcccagtgatgtactgggctgtaagcACTACCAATGCACTGGGGTGCAAATGcgcaagaagataaataacattgggatgaggtagttgggtgtgctatttacagattggctgtgtacaggtacagtgatcggtaagctgatgcttaaagttagagggggagatataagactccagcttcagtgatttttgcaattcattgtagtcattggcagcagagaactgtaaggaaaagcGGCCAAAGGAAATGTTGGCTTtgaggatgaccagtgaaatatacctgctggagggtgggtgttgctatggtgaccagtgagctgtgataaggcggggctttaccaagcaaagacttatagatgacctggagccagtgggtttggtgatgaatctgtagcgagggccagccaacgagagcatacagttcacagtagtgggtagtatatggggctttggtgacaaaacggatggcactgtgatagactacatccagttttctgagtagagtgttggaggctattttgtaaatgacatcgccaaagtcaaagatcggtaggatagtcagttttacgagggtatgtttggcagcatgagtgaaggaggctttgttgcgaaataggaagccgattctagatttaattttggattggagatgcttaatgtgagtctggaaggagagtttacagtctaaccagacactgagaatatgtggacaactacaaatacccaagtcagaaccgtccagagtagtgatgctagtcgggcaggagggtgcaggcagcaatcggttgaagagcatgcatttagttttactagcatctaaaagcagttggaggccacggaaggagtgttgtatggctttgaagctcgtttggaggtttgataacacagtgtccaaagaagggccagatgtatacagaatggtgtcgtctgcgtagaggtggatcagagaattaccagcatcaagagtgacatcattgatgtatacagaggaaagagtcggcccgagaatttaaccctagagactgccagaggtctggacaacaggccctccgatttgacacactgagttgctgcagggggtgcagagctgatggacggggtaggggtagccaggtggaaagcatggtcagccgtagaaaaatgcttattgaaatgatcgattatcgtagatttatcggtggtgacagtgtttcctagcctcagtgcagtgggcagctgggaggaggtgctcttattctccattgaCTTTATAGTGTCCCCAAATGTTTTGGAATTAGTTCTAcaagatgcaaatttctgtttgaaaaagctagccttagctttcctaactgactgtgtatattggttcctgacttccctgaaaagttgcatatttgatgctaatgcagaatgccacaggatgtttttgtgctgatcaagggcagtcaagtctggggtgaaccaggggctatatctgttcttagttctacattttttgaatggaacatgcttatttaagatggtgaggaaagcacttttaaagagcaaccaggcatcctctactgacaggatgaggtcaatatccttccaggatacccgggccaggtcgattcgaaaggcctgctcgctgaagtgttttagggagtgtttgacagtgatgaggggtggtcgtttgaccgcggacccattacggacacagGTAATGAgtcagtgatcactgagatcctggttgaagacagcagaggtgtatttagagggcaagttggtcaggatgatgtctaagagggtgcccatggttatggatttaggattgtacctggtaggttccttgataagttgtgtgagattgagggtatctagcttagattgtaggaaggccagggtgttaagcatatcccaccttaggtcacctaacagtatgagctctgaagatagatggggggcagtCAATTCTCATATGGTGtacagggcacagctgggggctgaggggggtctatatcaagcggcaacggtgagagacttgtttctggaaaggtggattttttaaagtagaagcttgaattgtttaggcgcagacctggatagtatgacagaactctgcaggctatctctgcagtagattgcaactacGCCCACTTTGGCAGTTCCAACttgttggaaaatgttgtagctggggatggaaatttcaggatttttgatggtcttcctaagccaagattcagacatggctaggacatctgggttggTGGAGcactgaataaaacaaacttagggaggaggcatCTAATGTTAACATGTATGAAACCAAAGCTTTTACGGTttcagaagtcaacaaatgagagtgcctggggaatgggagtggtgctgggggctgcagggcctgggttcaccagaggaggagtaggataagggtatggctaaaggctataagaactggttgtcaagtacgttcggaacagagagtaaaaggagaagatttctgtgtgtggaagaatatattcaaggcataatgtacagacaagggaaTCGTagaatgtgagtacagtggaggtacattgagtgatgatgagagaggttttggctctagaggcaccagttgagccaggtgaggtcaccgcatgtgtgggggttggaacaaaagggctatcgaaggcatattgggcagggctgggggctctacagtgaaataagacaatcacTAAGCAAAACatcaatagacaaggcatattgacattagggagaggcatgtgtagccaagtgatcatagggtcctaTGTAGCAATAGATGAGTCAGGGAGCTGATTCAGTAGTTGCTACTACGCTAGGTGAGCTGGAGACaaggcgattcagacagctagcgggccgggacAAGCAGATGGGCCTCTGGTGACGTCGCAACagaagagcctgttgaaaccacctcggacgattatgtcggcagaccagtcgtgatggattggcGGGGCCCTGTGTCGTCATTAAAGGGTCCAGgtcaattggcaaaagaggtattgtagaccAAGAATTGGCTggtggacctcttcagctagccgggagatgggcctagctcgaggctagctcaaggcggGTGCTTGcgtcgggacagagacgttagccaggagtatccactcggattgcagctagctagctgcgatgatacGGTGTAAAGgatcagagcttgcggtagaaaTCCGGAGAtgtgctctgggttgatatcactctgtgcagactggcaggtattgaccgaGCTGAGGCTTGCTGGTGTCCGAGGTAACGTTGAAGACCGCTAggagtggctaactgactactagctagtatctagttagctggctagcttctgatgagggttccggttctaaagtataaaaatagcagatccgtatcacattgggtgatgcgggttgcaggagagtatattcagtccgtagatggaaactgagattaaaatatatacgaACAATATACGAAAAAAAACTATATTTAAATGGGACAAGACGGACAGGACAAAacacacgtccgactgctacgcgATCTTGGAATGGCGTATGCAAATGCAAGAAACCAGTTTACAAAATACAATtaattattattcccataccattattacagagaatcagataaattatgctaccctctgcctattggctactaaaaaata from Oncorhynchus kisutch isolate 150728-3 linkage group LG5, Okis_V2, whole genome shotgun sequence harbors:
- the LOC109891033 gene encoding complement decay-accelerating factor isoform X5, whose protein sequence is MGEKVTFECVNGYLKEQGSERITCTSGKWSTLKLNCKKKDCGAPRKIPHLTYEFKEGTLFGASARAICDKGYQLMGPSYRQCYATGWSGRPRCNVVTCDKPPEIMNGTIIEKPGEELPEYGCVIQYSCNEGYTLIGNKSIECIEDGEYNSLPPECKDVNDILLKPTTISTSSITTTSTVPPTIRDVNDILLKPTTISTSSITTSTVPPTIRDGNDILLKPTTISTSSITTTSTVPPTIRVSGRNNGVGEHDTNAATEIAAVVGSVIGTVITVTLIVLITRYCKRKGSYQFGEDRSRTDELLQFQNNYVECLPKV
- the LOC109891033 gene encoding complement decay-accelerating factor isoform X6; amino-acid sequence: MGEKVTFECVNGYLKEQGSERITCTSGKWSTLKLNCKKKDCGAPRKIPHLTYEFKEGTLFGASARAICDKGYQLMGPSYRQCYATGWSGRPRCNVVTCDKPPEIMNGTIIEKPGEELPEYGCVIQYSCNEGYTLIGNKSIECIEDGEYNSLPPECKDVNDILLKPTTISTSSITTTSTVPPTIRDVNDILLKPTTISTSSITTSTVPPTIRDGNDILLKPTTISTSSITTTSTVPPTIRVSGRNNGVGEHDTNAATEIAAVVGSVIGTVITRTSLEKTEVEQMNYYNFKITTLNAYPRSRTAPIC
- the LOC109891033 gene encoding complement decay-accelerating factor isoform X7, producing MFYSNAWTKCLICLIFLTSGNEKDCGAPRKIPHLTYEFKEGTLFGASARAICDKGYQLMGPSYRQCYATGWSGRPRCNVVTCDKPPEIMNGTIIEKPGEELPEYGCVIQYSCNEGYTLIGNKSIECIEDGEYNSLPPECKDVNDILLKPTTISTSSITTTSTVPPTIRDVNDILLKPTTISTSSITTSTVPPTIRDGNDILLKPTTISTSSITTTSTVPPTIRVSGRNNGVGEHDTNAATEIAAVVGSVIGTVITVTLIVLITRYCKRKGSYQFGEDRSRTDELLQFQNNYVECLPKV
- the LOC109891033 gene encoding complement decay-accelerating factor isoform X4, translating into MFYSNAWTKCLICLIFLTSGNAECPNPQVEGNVVLTNDALLINVFPEGEKVTFECVNGYLKEQGSERITCTSGKWSTLKLNCKKKDCGAPRKIPHLTYEFKEGTLFGASARAICDKGYQLMGPSYRQCYATGWSGRPRCNVVTCDKPPEIMNGTIIEKPGEELPEYGCVIQYSCNEGYTLIGNKSIECIEDGEYNSLPPECKDVNDILLKPTTISTSSITTTSTVPPTIRDVNDILLKPTTISTSSITTSTVPPTIRDGNDILLKPTTISTSSITTTSTVPPTIRVSGRNNGVGEHDTNAATEIAAVVGSVIGTVISLGLHLSASLHL
- the LOC109891033 gene encoding complement decay-accelerating factor isoform X3: MFYSNAWTKCLICLIFLTSGNAECPNPQVEGNVVLTNDALLINVFPEGEKVTFECVNGYLKEQGSERITCTSGKWSTLKLNCKKKDCGAPRKIPHLTYEFKEGTLFGASARAICDKGYQLMGPSYRQCYATGWSGRPRCNVVTCDKPPEIMNGTIIEKPGEELPEYGCVIQYSCNEGYTLIGNKSIECIEDGEYNSLPPECKDVNDILLKPTTISTSSITTTSTVPPTIRDVNDILLKPTTISTSSITTSTVPPTIRDGNDILLKPTTISTSSITTTSTVPPTIRVSGRNNGVGEHDTNAATEIAAVVGSVIGTVITRTSLEKTEVEQMNYYNFKITTLNAYPRSRTAPIC
- the LOC109891033 gene encoding complement decay-accelerating factor isoform X2, translated to MFYSNAWTKCLICLIFLTSGNAECPNPQVEGNVVLTNDALLINVFPEGEKVTFECVNGYLKEQGSERITCTSGKWSTLKLNCKKKDCGAPRKIPHLTYEFKEGTLFGASARAICDKGYQLMGPSYRQCYATGWSGRPRCNVVTCDKPPEIMNGTIIEKPGEELPEYGCVIQYSCNEGYTLIGNKSIECIEDGEYNSLPPECKDVNDILLKPTTISTSSITTTSTVPPTIRDVNDILLKPTTISTSSITTSTVPPTIRDGNDILLKPTTISTSSITTTSTVPPTIRVSGRNNGVGEHDTNAATEIAAVVGSVIGTVIITLIVLITRYCKRKGSYQFGEDRSRTDELLQFQNNYVECLPKV
- the LOC109891033 gene encoding complement decay-accelerating factor isoform X1: MFYSNAWTKCLICLIFLTSGNAECPNPQVEGNVVLTNDALLINVFPEGEKVTFECVNGYLKEQGSERITCTSGKWSTLKLNCKKKDCGAPRKIPHLTYEFKEGTLFGASARAICDKGYQLMGPSYRQCYATGWSGRPRCNVVTCDKPPEIMNGTIIEKPGEELPEYGCVIQYSCNEGYTLIGNKSIECIEDGEYNSLPPECKDVNDILLKPTTISTSSITTTSTVPPTIRDVNDILLKPTTISTSSITTSTVPPTIRDGNDILLKPTTISTSSITTTSTVPPTIRVSGRNNGVGEHDTNAATEIAAVVGSVIGTVITVTLIVLITRYCKRKGSYQFGEDRSRTDELLQFQNNYVECLPKV
- the LOC109891033 gene encoding complement decay-accelerating factor isoform X8; this encodes MGEKVTFECVNGYLKEQGSERITCTSGKWSTLKLNCKKKDCGAPRKIPHLTYEFKEGTLFGASARAICDKGYQLMGPSYRQCYATGWSGRPRCNVVTCDKPPEIMNGTIIEKPGEELPEYGCVIQYSCNEGYTLIGNKSIECIEDGEYNSLPPECKDVNDILLKPTTISTSSITTTSTVPPTIRDVNDILLKPTTISTSSITTSTVPPTIRDGNDILLKPTTISTSSITTTSTVPPTIRVSGRNNGVGEHDTNAATEIAAVVGSVIGTVISLGLHLSASLHL